The segment GCCGCAAGCGCTGCTCCCAGATTTTTCAAGCTTTGATCCTCTAAGAGCATATTTAAAAATTTGAAATACATTCCTTCATTGCCCATGAAGCGTTCCATCGTCACGGAATAATCCGCACCGTAATCATCAAAGATTTTTTGAAATGCGCCCATCGTCTAGGTCCCCTTTCCATAGATAAAATCATACAGCGTCTGGTACAGCCGACCCGGTTCAATGGGTTTGGCCAGATGAGCGTTCATTCCGGCCGCCTTGCTTTTTTCGATGTCATCGTCAAAGGCGTTGGCCGTCATGGCGATAATGGGAATCGTTCCGGCATCGGCGTTGGAAAGATGCCGGATGTTATTGGCGGAGGCCAGCCCATCCATTTGGGGCATGCGGATATCCATTAAAATGGCATCATAATAACCGGCGCGGCTCTTGCTGAACAGTTCCAGCGCCCGCAGGCCGTTCTCCGCTGTATCCACCGCAAATCCCTTGCTCTTCAGCAGCATCACCGCCACCTCGGTATTGATGAGATTATCCTCCGCCAGCAGCACCCGCCTGCCGGTAAAATCATATTCGGAAGGCAACGACTGCTGCTCAAGTTCCTCCTTCTCCCCCAGCGCCTTCGTAAATGCGGAAACCAGGCTGGACTTAAACATCGGCTTGCTCATCAACAGGTTCACCCCGGCAAGCCTGGCTTCATGCTCGATGGATATCCAGTCATAGGCCGTCACGATGATGATGGTCACCTCCGGACCCACAATGCCGCGGATCTTTCGGGCGGTTTCCAAGCCGTCCATATCCGGCATTTTCCAATCGATAAGAATCATATCGTAATATTTCTTTTCACCCCAAAGGCGTCTTACCCGTTCGACGGCCTTGCGCCCACTATCCACCCATTCCGCCGTGACGCCCATTTCCAAAAGCGTGGCCACCGCGCCCTCGCAGACCGCCACGTCATCGTCCACCACCAAAGTCTTCAGGTGCGAAAAATTATGGATCTGCTTCTTTTGTTTATGGCGCAGCTTTTCCTCTTCCGTGATGCCCAGCTTTACCTCCACGGTGAATTCCGTACCCACACCCTTAATGGACCGGACCTTGATTGTTCCGTCCATCATATCCACAATATTTTTGGAGATGGCCATACCCAGTCCCGTGCCGCCGTACAAGGCGGTGGTGCCGCCGGATTCCTGCGAAAAGGGCTCAAACAGATGGGGCAGGAACTCTTCGCTCATGCCGATGCCCGTATCGTTGACCACAAAGCGCAGTACGGCATCGTTCTTCGACCTGCGGCGCTGCTCGGCCGAAAAGGTCACCTTGCCACCCTCGCCAGTGAACTTGATGGCATTGCTTAAAACGTTCACCAGTACCTGCTGAAGCTTCATGGCGTCGCCTATGTAATAGTCGTCCAGCACCGGATCCATGATGCATTCATACTCCACGCCCTTGGCGGACGCCTGAGCATAACAGATGGAATTGATACCGGTCAGGAACTCCTCCGTGGGGATCTTTTCATTTTTTAGCAGCATCTTGCCGCTTTCAATGCGGCTCATATCCAGAATATCGTTGATAAGCGACAGCAAAAACCGGGAGGAGATGCCTATCTTGGAGATGCAGTCCTCCACCTGCTCATCGTCGCCAATATGCTGCGCCGCAATGGCGCTCATGCCAATAATCGCATTCATGGGCGTGCGGATCTCATGGTTCATCCTGGAAAGAAAATCGCTTTTAGCGGCATTGGCCTGCTCTGCTGCGACCAGCGCGGAGGCCATCTCCTCCTTCTGGCGCTGTTCTCTTAGGACAACGTTGGTCACGTCCGTGCGGGTCATGCACACGCGGTTCAGTTCCCGGCTGACCTGGAACACCTGAAAGCGTTTGACCCGCAGCTCCCCCTGGCTGTTCTTCATTTCCAGAACAAAAGTGTAGGAATCCTCCTTGGCCAGCCGCTTCTGCATATAGGCAAAATCCAGCTGGGCCAAAAATTCCTTTCGGTTTTGATCGTCCATGCAGCGCTCCGCCGCCTCCCGGATCTCCTTTTGAAAGTCCCCCTTGGTCGGGACCGTCGGCTCCCAGGCGCTGTCATGGGCGGTGAGCCGGTAGGTTCCCCGCACCGTATCAATTTCAGTGATAACGTCATAGTCCAGCTTGGCGATTCCATCCAGCAGCCATTCCTGCAGCTTTTGCTCCGTAATATCCAACGTATAGAAGAACGAGATGATATCGCCTGTTTCGGGGTTCTGGGAGGTTCTCAAACTCGTTCGCCCCCAAAAGACGCCTCCTTTGCTGCGCCGGCGCAGAAATTCCAGCTGATAGTCCGTGCGCCCGGCAGCGTAGTCGTGCAGCACCGTTTCCCGTTTCAGCAGTCTGCGGATCTCGTTTCCATAGGCCTCATCCACGGCGGAGGCCGCCAGATTATCAACCGTTTCGTCGTAGGAACTGCCCACATGGGCGATAGCCACATCCGATGTGAAGTAGTAGGCCTCCAGCCGGTTTTGGGTGATATTGAAGGTGCCCCTATGACTGCCTTCCGTCGAAGCCATCTCCGTAAAATAGGCCAGCTCTTTTTCGTAGAGGTTTTTCACCTGCTCCTGAAGCCGTTTCTCTTTGGTGATATCAAAACATACCGACATGATGGCTGGACGGCCGTCCTCCGCGATCACTCTGCGTCCCACGTCGTGGATCCAGATATAGCTGCCATCCTTCTTCTTCATGCGGTATTCGACCACATATTCGTCCGAATCCTCCATCTGCTGTCCCACCGCTTCATCGACCATCTCGCGGTCCTCCGGGTGCATGCAGTTGGTAATGTATCCATCGATATCCGCAACAAACTCAGCCTCATCCGCATAGCCAAGATGGGCAAGCATCCGCCGGTTCACAAAGTAATAGGGGAAGCCCTCCTCGATGTATCCGCCCATCATTCCCCCGGCGATTGAATCATTGAGCAGTTCCTGACGCCGTTTGAGTATATGCTCCGTGGGCAGAGGCTGGCGGCCGGCAGCCTCATAGAGGGTATCCTTTGAAAGCTCCGGATCCTTCGCCACTGCTCCGTCCCGAAACAGCTTTTCAAAATCTTCCACCGGCATGGGTTTGGCAAAAAAATACCCCTGGGCGTAGTCACAGGCGATTCCCTTCAGCCGCGTCAGCTGCTCCGCAGTTTCCACGCCCTCCGCCACCACGCTCAGACCCATATATCTTGCCAGATCCATGATAAAGCACAGGATGCCCTGGCTTTCCTTCTTCGCGGTCTCACTTTGAATGAACTTCATATCCAGCTTCAGTACGTCGATGGGCAGCTCATTCAGCATATTGAGCGATGAATAGCCGCTCCCGAAGTCGTCCATTTCTATGGGAAAACCCAGCTTACGCAGGCGGCCCGCCGTGTCGATCAGCTGCCTCGGGTTTTCCGTATAGGCGCTCTCGGTGATCTCCAGATGGAGTCGCGAAGGGGAAAGCCGATACTTTCGCATGAGTTCCATCAAGATATCCGTAAGGTTCGCCTGATAGATGTCGGCCCTGGATACATTGACCGAGATGGGAAGCACAGGATACCCTTTGCCGTCCCAGTCCCGCAGAACCTGGCACGCTTTATCCCAGATTCTCTGATCCAGCCTCGCGATAAACCCATTTTTCTCGAACAGCGGGATGAACTCCGACGGCGGCAAAAGCCCCCACTCAGGATGATTCCAGCGCACCAATGCCTCGGCGCCAGCCAGCGCGCCATCCTGAAGCCGGTACTTGGGCTGCAGATATATTTCAAACTGATCCTGCGCCAAAGCGGACTCCATGCAGTCCGTGACCGCCTGCTCCCGCAGCAGCTTATTGCGCAGCTTCTCATCGTATTCAGCGTAATATTTGCCATACTGCCCCTTGATACTCTGAGCGGCCAAAAGAGCCCGATCACACATCTGCTCCACCGGCGTTGCGGGATCATTGACCCGGTAGATGCCCCATTTCATCACAATGTTTTTGGCCTCGCACAGGGTGTTGATCCGTTCCAGGGCGTCCGTGAACATGGTCTGTGTGTAGTCCCACCGATGCTCCACCAAGCATCCAAACCGATCGGCGTTCAGGCGGCCGCAGAGGCCCCGGCCCCGCGTAAAACCGGAATATAAATCGGCGATCCCGCACAGCAGGCGGTCGCCGGCCGAAACGCCGAAAACGTCATTGACCACCTTGAAATTTTCCACATTGGAACAGACGATATCGTACGCTTTATCGGGATTTTGCCGAAGCGTTTCCTTCACGCGTTCATAAAAATAAGCTTTGCTGTAAATTCCAGTGAGGGGATCGTATTGAAGGAGGTTGACCATCGCAGCGGATTCCCGCAGGTTGATGATGCTGGCCACCCGATGCAGGATGATCTGCGGCTTATACGGCTTGGACACAAAATCCGCCGCACCTTTGGACAGGGCGGTCACTTCATCCGTCTCGCCGTCGCTCTGGGTGGTCACGATCACCGGAATGGACGAAAAAGCCGGATTCTTTTTCATGATCGTCAAAAAGGTATAGCCATCCATCACCGGCATCTTGATATCCAGCAGAATCAGGGAGATTTCCTCGCCATACCGCTCCAAAATATCCAGAGCATCCTGACCGTTTTCCGCTTCCAGTGCCTCGTACTCGCCGGCCAAAATCTGACATAGAAGCATGCGGTTGAGTGCGTTGTCCTCCACCACTAAAATTTTACGCTTTGTTATCAACATTTTATGCTTTCCTCACACTGTTTATCGTACAGCTGCATCTTCGTTTACCGCGTATTATCGTTCATAAAGCATCCTTGTTCATATACCTAATATAAGGTACAGTATAGCAAAATCAGACAGGAATAGCAACCGCCCGGCCTGCTGAGGGCGCTTAAGATTGGCATTTGCAAGGAAAAAATGTTATCATAAAAAAAGCCGTATGATACACTCTTTTCCGCACGTTTGCACCGGATTCAGGAGGGACAGCTTTTGCACAATGAAATGGAGCTTTGCCAAGTCATATACAGTTTCCTCACCACACAAATACGCTTTGGGGCCTACCGTTTTGGAGACCGTCTGCCCACCATGGAGGAAGCGAGCCAGCAGATGCTGGTTTCCTTTGATACCGTACGTTCAGCCTACCGCCGGCTTCAAGCGGATGGCTTAATCACCTTATCCAAAAGCATAGGCACCACGGTAAGGGTGCGCTACAGCGGAGCCGAGATCGAACGGAACATTCGGGCGTTCTATGGGGAGCGCAGGGACGCTCTATTGGATTTGAGCCAATCCATGCGGCTTCTGTTTGGCAAAACCCAATGGCTGGCAATGAAAACCATGCCGCCGGAGGCCCTGGATAAGATCGAAGACTAT is part of the Gehongia tenuis genome and harbors:
- a CDS encoding response regulator is translated as MLITKRKILVVEDNALNRMLLCQILAGEYEALEAENGQDALDILERYGEEISLILLDIKMPVMDGYTFLTIMKKNPAFSSIPVIVTTQSDGETDEVTALSKGAADFVSKPYKPQIILHRVASIINLRESAAMVNLLQYDPLTGIYSKAYFYERVKETLRQNPDKAYDIVCSNVENFKVVNDVFGVSAGDRLLCGIADLYSGFTRGRGLCGRLNADRFGCLVEHRWDYTQTMFTDALERINTLCEAKNIVMKWGIYRVNDPATPVEQMCDRALLAAQSIKGQYGKYYAEYDEKLRNKLLREQAVTDCMESALAQDQFEIYLQPKYRLQDGALAGAEALVRWNHPEWGLLPPSEFIPLFEKNGFIARLDQRIWDKACQVLRDWDGKGYPVLPISVNVSRADIYQANLTDILMELMRKYRLSPSRLHLEITESAYTENPRQLIDTAGRLRKLGFPIEMDDFGSGYSSLNMLNELPIDVLKLDMKFIQSETAKKESQGILCFIMDLARYMGLSVVAEGVETAEQLTRLKGIACDYAQGYFFAKPMPVEDFEKLFRDGAVAKDPELSKDTLYEAAGRQPLPTEHILKRRQELLNDSIAGGMMGGYIEEGFPYYFVNRRMLAHLGYADEAEFVADIDGYITNCMHPEDREMVDEAVGQQMEDSDEYVVEYRMKKKDGSYIWIHDVGRRVIAEDGRPAIMSVCFDITKEKRLQEQVKNLYEKELAYFTEMASTEGSHRGTFNITQNRLEAYYFTSDVAIAHVGSSYDETVDNLAASAVDEAYGNEIRRLLKRETVLHDYAAGRTDYQLEFLRRRSKGGVFWGRTSLRTSQNPETGDIISFFYTLDITEQKLQEWLLDGIAKLDYDVITEIDTVRGTYRLTAHDSAWEPTVPTKGDFQKEIREAAERCMDDQNRKEFLAQLDFAYMQKRLAKEDSYTFVLEMKNSQGELRVKRFQVFQVSRELNRVCMTRTDVTNVVLREQRQKEEMASALVAAEQANAAKSDFLSRMNHEIRTPMNAIIGMSAIAAQHIGDDEQVEDCISKIGISSRFLLSLINDILDMSRIESGKMLLKNEKIPTEEFLTGINSICYAQASAKGVEYECIMDPVLDDYYIGDAMKLQQVLVNVLSNAIKFTGEGGKVTFSAEQRRRSKNDAVLRFVVNDTGIGMSEEFLPHLFEPFSQESGGTTALYGGTGLGMAISKNIVDMMDGTIKVRSIKGVGTEFTVEVKLGITEEEKLRHKQKKQIHNFSHLKTLVVDDDVAVCEGAVATLLEMGVTAEWVDSGRKAVERVRRLWGEKKYYDMILIDWKMPDMDGLETARKIRGIVGPEVTIIIVTAYDWISIEHEARLAGVNLLMSKPMFKSSLVSAFTKALGEKEELEQQSLPSEYDFTGRRVLLAEDNLINTEVAVMLLKSKGFAVDTAENGLRALELFSKSRAGYYDAILMDIRMPQMDGLASANNIRHLSNADAGTIPIIAMTANAFDDDIEKSKAAGMNAHLAKPIEPGRLYQTLYDFIYGKGT